In one Amaranthus tricolor cultivar Red isolate AtriRed21 chromosome 8, ASM2621246v1, whole genome shotgun sequence genomic region, the following are encoded:
- the LOC130820772 gene encoding uncharacterized protein LOC130820772 isoform X2, with translation MSLGMMLIVRVMNLLKLLLRTMCVDEEALANDMTLGNTPTIVAPTPYALVPPLDEHIEDNSWRSWDCDTSYTDEGEFQKGMMFDNKDALLDAVRLYHIRRNVEFRTETSNQTVVVLKCKRGCGWRLRARKSSYSPSWEIITYKGKHGGCVLSTENVSAGHIHLTSSVINNLIRNCVAQDPSIKVSVVRQMVKDQFGVEVTYKRAWCAKQQALLSIYGTWEDSYPLLPRFLKALQISNPETVVEWFFKKDNDVGVHKALHQSSAPPKRSPYGRLPKAYS, from the exons atgagccttgggatgatgttaatagtgagagtaatgaatttgttgaagctccttctgaggacgatgtgtgttgacgaggaggctctagctaatgacatgaccttaggaAACACTCCAACAATCGTTGCCCCTACACCCTATGCactggttccccctctagatgaacacattgaggacaactcttggaggtcttgggattgtgatacaagctacaccgacgaaggagagtttcaaaagggtatgatgtttgataacaaagatgcgttgttggacgctgttagattgtatcatattcgtaggaacgttgagttccgtactgagacttcaaatcaaaccgtggtagtcttgaagtgtaagagagggtgtggttggaggcttagggctaggaagagctcctattcaccatCATGGGAGATTATTAcgtataaagggaagcatgggggttgtgtattaagtactgaaaacgtgtcagctgggcacattcatttgacatcttccgtgattaacaatcttattagaaattgtgttgctcaagacccatcaattaaggtctctgttgtgcgtcaaatggtgaaagaccaattcggtgtcgaagtgacctataagcgggcatggtgtgctaaacagcaagcccttctgtccatctatggtacatgggaagattcttatcctcttcttccacgcttcttgaaGGCACTGCAAATTTCAAACCCCGAGaccgtagttgagtggttctttaagaaAGATAATGATGTCGGTGT gcacaaggcattgcatcagtcatcagctcctcccaagaggagcccgtacgggagattgcccaaggcatactcctag
- the LOC130820772 gene encoding uncharacterized protein LOC130820772 isoform X1, with protein sequence MSLGMMLIVRVMNLLKLLLRTMCVDEEALANDMTLGNTPTIVAPTPYALVPPLDEHIEDNSWRSWDCDTSYTDEGEFQKGMMFDNKDALLDAVRLYHIRRNVEFRTETSNQTVVVLKCKRGCGWRLRARKSSYSPSWEIITYKGKHGGCVLSTENVSAGHIHLTSSVINNLIRNCVAQDPSIKVSVVRQMVKDQFGVEVTYKRAWCAKQQALLSIYGTWEDSYPLLPRFLKALQISNPETVVEWFFKKDNDVGTRHCISHQLLPRGARTGDCPRHTPRHAISTLHSGSDCAPHHCVRVRVISS encoded by the exons atgagccttgggatgatgttaatagtgagagtaatgaatttgttgaagctccttctgaggacgatgtgtgttgacgaggaggctctagctaatgacatgaccttaggaAACACTCCAACAATCGTTGCCCCTACACCCTATGCactggttccccctctagatgaacacattgaggacaactcttggaggtcttgggattgtgatacaagctacaccgacgaaggagagtttcaaaagggtatgatgtttgataacaaagatgcgttgttggacgctgttagattgtatcatattcgtaggaacgttgagttccgtactgagacttcaaatcaaaccgtggtagtcttgaagtgtaagagagggtgtggttggaggcttagggctaggaagagctcctattcaccatCATGGGAGATTATTAcgtataaagggaagcatgggggttgtgtattaagtactgaaaacgtgtcagctgggcacattcatttgacatcttccgtgattaacaatcttattagaaattgtgttgctcaagacccatcaattaaggtctctgttgtgcgtcaaatggtgaaagaccaattcggtgtcgaagtgacctataagcgggcatggtgtgctaaacagcaagcccttctgtccatctatggtacatgggaagattcttatcctcttcttccacgcttcttgaaGGCACTGCAAATTTCAAACCCCGAGaccgtagttgagtggttctttaagaaAGATAATGATGTCG gcacaaggcattgcatcagtcatcagctcctcccaagaggagcccgtacgggagattgcccaaggcatactcctaggcaCGCAATTTCAACACTTCATTCTGGAAGTGACTGCGCCCCACACCACTGCGTACGAGTACGAGTCATCTCCTCGTAa
- the LOC130821266 gene encoding probable indole-3-acetic acid-amido synthetase GH3.1, with translation MAMRGKDEAALRFIEEVTTQCGEVQRKVLAEILSQNAETEYLKRHGMKKGCFDVETFKRKIPVVTYEDIQPDIQRIANGDFSPILCAQPISEFLTSSGTSAGERKLMPTTADAMDRRQLLYSLLMPVLNQYMPGLDKGKGLYFLFIKAETRTPGGLVARPVLTSYYKSSHFKNRPYDPYNVYTSPNEAILCPDSFQSMYTQMICGLYERLEVLRVGAVFASGLLRAIRFLQLNYTDLCHDISTGTLSPKVNNPGLRSCMAKIMRADPELAEFIKCACEGENWEGIITKIWPNTKYLEVIVTGAMAQYIPTLDYYSGGLPKVCTMYASSECFFGLNLNPLCSPSEVSYTILPNMGYFEFIPLKNSGGPNRLVNLADVEVGKEYELVVTTHSGLYRYCVGDVLYVTGFYNSAPQFKFVRRKNVLLSIDSDKTDESELQNAIESASALLKPFNTSIVEYTSYADTTTIPGHYVIYWELLTKDSENGPGAKVLDQCCLKMEEALNSVYRQCRVSDKSIGPLEIRVVKNGTFEELMDYAISRGASINQYKVPRCVNVLPIVELLNSRVVSAHFSPSLPYWTPQRAQPQPQ, from the exons ATGGCGATGAGAGGGAAAGACGAGGCGGCGTTACGATTCATAGAGGAGGTAACCACCCAATGTGGGGAGGTGCAAAGAAAGGTTTTGGCTGAAATATTAAGTCAAAACGCAGAAACGGAGTACTTGAAACGACATGGAATGAAGAAGGGGTGTTTTGATGTTGAGACTTTTAAGAGAAAAATACCAGTGGTGACGTATGAAGATATTCAACCTGATATACAACGTATAGCAAATGGGGATTTTTCTCCTATTCTTTGTGCTCAACCCATTTCTGAATTTCTCACtag TTCAGGAACATCAGCAGGCGAGCGCAAGTTGATGCCAACAACTGCTGATGCAATGGATAGGAGGCAGCTGCTTTATAGTCTTCTGATGCCCGTTCTAAACCA ATACATGCCGGGCCTAGACAAAGGAAAAGGCCTCTACTTTCTATTCATTAAGGCCGAAACAAGAACTCCAGGAGGTTTAGTGGCACGTCCTGTTCTTACAAGCTATTACAAGAGTAGCCACTTCAAAAATAGACCATATGATCCGTACAATGTCTATACAAGCCCGAACGAGGCCATACTTTGCCCGGACTCTTTTCAGTCCATGTACACCCAAATGATTTGTGGTCTGTACGAACGCCTTGAGGTCCTTCGAGTGGGGGCCGTTTTCGCCTCAGGACTCCTCCGGGCCATCCGATTCCTCCAACTCAACTATACCGATCTTTGCCATGACATAAGCACGGGAACCTTAAGCCCGAAGGTCAATAACCCTGGCTTACGTTCTTGCATGGCAAAGATCATGCGGGCTGACCCTGAACTTGCTGAGTTCATAAAATGTGCATGCGAGGGTGAAAATTGGGAAgggattattacaaaaatatggCCCAATACTAAGTATTTAGAGGTGATTGTTACGGGTGCTATGGCCCAATATATACCTACATTGGACTATTATAGTGGTGGTTTGCCTAAGGTTTGTACTATGTACGCTTCTTCGGAGTGTTTCTTTGGACTAAATTTGAACCCATTGTGTTCCCCTTCGGAGGTTTCCTATACTATTTTGCCCAACATGGGATATTTCGAATTTATCCCACTCAAAAACTCCGGTGGTCCAAATCGACTCGTTAATTTGGCTGACGTGGAGGTCGGAAAGGAGTACGAGCTCGTTGTCACCACCCATTCTGGATTGTACAG gTACTGTGTTGGGGATGTGCTCTATGTGACAGGGTTCTACAACTCGGCCCCACAATTCAAATTCGTGAGGCGAAAGAACGTGCTACTCAGTATTGACTCGGACAAAACGGACGAGTCTGAGTTACAAAACGCGATTGAAAGCGCGTCTGCTTTGTTAAAACCCTTTAATACAAGCATTGTAGAGTACACAAGCTATGCAGACACCACAACAATTCCGGGTCATTATGTAATCTATTGGGAACTCTTAACTAAAGACTCAGAAAATGGGCCGGGCGCAAAAGTATTGGACCAGTGTTGTCTAAAAATGGAGGAGGCCCTCAACTCTGTTTACCGACAATGTCGGGTCTCGGACAAATCCATTGGGCCGCTTGAGATCCGCGTGGTAAAGAATGGGACATTTGAGGAGTTAATGGACTATGCAATATCTAGGGGAGCTTCTATCAACCAATATAAAGTGCCTAGATGTGTGAATGTGTTACCCATTGTGGAGTTGCTAAATTCTAGAGTTGTTTCGGCCCATTTTAGCCCGTCTTTGCCTTATTGGACCCCACAACGCGCCCAACCTCAACCCCAATGA
- the LOC130821255 gene encoding uncharacterized protein LOC130821255 isoform X1 has product MAWRSGSFSRSFLNAVRSPSIRPSTAFRRPSSPLLPNSVRQSRRLSFTNPRNLGVLGCAHSLMPMYNLVADARLTSHIVVDARSFCELSQGTFTRTCQDR; this is encoded by the exons ATGGCGTGGCGAAGTGGATCCTTCTCAAGGTCCTTCCTCAACGCCGTAAGATCTCCTTCAATCCGTCCTTCCACCGCCTTCCGCCGCCCTTCTTCACCACTTCTCCCTAATTCCGTCCGCCAATCTCGCCGTCTTTCTTTCACAAACCCTAG GAATCTGGGAGTATTAGGATGTGCGCACTCATTGATGCCGATGTACAATCTGGTGGCTGATGCTCGATTGACTTCGCACATTGTGGTAGACGCAAGATCTTTTTGCGAGCTGTCTCAGGGTACCTTCACTCGCACTTGTCAAGATCGCTAA
- the LOC130821255 gene encoding uncharacterized protein LOC130821255 isoform X2 has translation MAWRSGSFSRSFLNAVRSPSIRPSTAFRRPSSPLLPNSVRQSRRLSFTNPRNLGVLGCAHSLMPMYNLVADARLTSHIVVDARSFCELSQGT, from the exons ATGGCGTGGCGAAGTGGATCCTTCTCAAGGTCCTTCCTCAACGCCGTAAGATCTCCTTCAATCCGTCCTTCCACCGCCTTCCGCCGCCCTTCTTCACCACTTCTCCCTAATTCCGTCCGCCAATCTCGCCGTCTTTCTTTCACAAACCCTAG GAATCTGGGAGTATTAGGATGTGCGCACTCATTGATGCCGATGTACAATCTGGTGGCTGATGCTCGATTGACTTCGCACATTGTGGTAGACGCAAGATCTTTTTGCGAGCTGTCTCAGG GTACTTAA